The region ATCCTTAATCCGAATGACGAGAATCAAGAATTCATTCGTTTACTTGGTATTGATGCGTTTTGTAGAGGGCTTCAAAATTAAACTTGAATTTCAAAATGGCAACGCGAAGCGAACGCTGTTGTAGATCGTCATAACTAAAAAGATTTTATACGATGGAGCAAAATAATTCCGAATTAGTAATTGGCTGGTACTTAGACTTTGAATCAAGATTTTCTAAATTTCTCGAATTTATCCCTTTTAATAATGATAATAAGGATAATAAGGATAGTGTTTTACCATTATTGGCGAGTATTCTAGTCGAAGCTGGAAGTCTTATCGATTCAATATTTAGAGAAGAATCAACGATTTCAACTAAACCAAAAGATAAACAAAAAATAAATGACTTTGTGCCTCATTATGAAAATCGATTAAATTTGAGTAATCAAAAAACAATTTTGTTTACCTATCCATTACAATATTTAACGCCTTTTCGAGGTTGGATTGAAGCTAGAAACAACACATATCAAAAAATAGATTGGTGGTATTCATATAATAAAATGAAACATAATCGAATTGAAAAACCTAGTCTTACGACTATGAATATAACTATAAGGTCATTGTGTGGGCTGCATCAAATTATTTCCCTACTTCCAACTTTCTTTGAAGCTTTAATTAGACATGATTTGGTTAGACACGTACCGGACTTAGAATTTGTAAAAAATCATATTCATACGGCTGATGTGGATTTTACGGTTTTAATTGAGACTAAATTATTTGGAACAGCTATCGGTAGAGATGCTTTTCCTGATAATCCATTACAAATTAGCCCTTTTTATTTTGGATGCAGTCCTAAGCTAAGAAGATTTTTAGGTAGAAACATGTGAACCCCAAAAAAACTGTAAGTTCTAACCATCCAGTTAAACAGGTTGTTATTGTCGGTGAACGGCTCAGAATTAGCAAAGTGAGCCGTTGGGAAACGATTCTCAAACTATTGGCTTCGAAACAAAAATTCAGTCACATATCTTTTGAGGCCGATTAACCTTTGCTTATAAAAGTGTTGTTAATATTGCAAATGAATAGCTCGAAAATCGTGCAACACACGCCTTAAACATCTTTTGATATTGAGTCAAGTTTACGTGTTTTTCACAGTTATTTACTTTGCAGCTCGTAGTAAAATTGGTAAGGGACAACAAAAATTTTATTTTGGAAAGATGGTATGAATTCTTTAGAGACTGAGATAGAAGAACCTAAAGCTAAGTCAATCAAAATTAGTGACGACTCTCTTTCTGTTGATCTATTCGACGGTCGAACCATAATTGTACCCCTTCTCTGGTATCCCCGTTTGTGGCATGGTTCGAACGAAGAACGGAATAATTTTGAGTTAATTGATGAAGGTTCGATTATTCATTGGCCGGATCTGGATGAGGATTTAAGTCTCTCGGGTATTGTGGCGGGCCGTAAATCGGGAGAAAGTCAAAAATCGTTAAAACGTTGGTTAAAGAATCGTGAGAACAATTAAATTAAACTTCTTGAATTTTGAGTGTGGAGTTTGACCAAAACATTAATATTTGTCCACTAAGGCAAAATTAAAGAAGAAAAGTCAGCGTCTTAGTAAACTTCTCACCATCTCCGCTTCCTCTGCGGTCAAAATAATTGCTATGAATCTTCCAATACTTTACCTTACCTGTTAATCTCCCCCAAAGCCTCGGCAGCCTCTTTTCTCACATATTTGTTTTCATCTTTAAGCATTTTGATCAATGGACTCACGGCACGCCGGTCCTCGATATTTCCCAATGCATCAGCCGCTTCAACCCGAATCTGCCAGACATTATCCTGCAGGGCAGACCGGCAGTTTTTTCGGACATCAAATCGGTCTGGATGTTGGAGACCCATGCCTTTTAGATGCTCCTCTTTCTCCTGGGATGGTTTTCACTGTCGAGCCCTGGTATTACAATCATGATCTTGAAATTTCAGTGTTTATTGAGGATGTTGTGCTGGTAACTGAAATGTGGTGCAGAGAATTTAACCGCAGGTTTACAACGCTCGAGTAATAAACTAGAGAAGCTAATAGAAAATTAAATCAGAAATACTAAGCACGAATTTCTAAACAAACCCTAAATTATAATGCCCTAAATATTAAAAACCTACAATTTGGTTAATTCATTTGATTTATTGGAATTTAGTAATTAGAATTTGTCTAGTTATTCGAAATTAGGATTTCGTGGGTTCAATTAAGACCACTGCGTTCAACTCAGTTACCATCTATTTAAAACCAATCTAAAAAAATACATACATAGGAAAAAACATGACTCAAATCTTTACCTTAAATGAAATCAAAAAAGTACTACTTGAAATTGATGTAACAACAGCAATCGAGGATGGATTTGTAGCTTATTCAAATGGAAATGTTGTCGTTCCGCCGGTGGGTGAATTGATCTTCGAAAATCCGCCTGGAGATGTTCACATTAAATACGGTTATATTAAGGGCGATGAATATTATGTAATCAAGATCGCATCGGGATTTCCTGAGAATATAAAACTGGACCTGTCTTCCAGCAATGGTTTGATGCTGGTGTTTAAACAAGCAACCGGAGAACTCGCTTGTATTCTTCAAGATGAAGGTTTTCTCACTAATGTTCGGACTGCAGTTGCCGGCAAAATTGTGGCCAAATATTTAGCGCCAAAATCAGTTCATCGTATCGGTATCCTTGGCACTGGAATTCAAGGTCGGATGCAGCTCGAGTATTTAAAACCGGTAATCGATTGCAGAGATGTGATTGTTTGGGGCAGGAAACAGGACAGGTTAGATCGATATAAAACTGACATGGAGCCTTTTGGGTTTTCAATTCAATCGACTCAAGCCATAGAAGAAGTAACTTCAACCTGTAATTTCATCGTCACAACGACTTCGGCAAAATCTCCATTAGTGCAATTCGATCAAATCAAACCAGGAACGCATGTCACCGCAATGGGTTCGGATACCCCAGATAAAATTGAGTTAGACCCAAAAATTCTCCAAAAAGCAGATCTAATTGTTGCTGACAGCATCCCGCAATGTCGTGAAAGAGGTGAAATATCTCATGCCCTGAAAGCGGGCTTGTTGGATAGTGGAAATATCATTGAACTAGGCAAGATTATTTCCAATCCACAGCTTGGGAGAATAGATGACAACCAGCTTACCATCGCAGACCTTACCGGTGTAGCTGTTCAGGATATTCAAATATCCAAACAAGTTTTTGAATCTTTGATGAAAAGTAACTATTCAGCCTCTAAGACTCAAAAGCTCTAAGTTCATACGGTTTGCAGAAAACTTTCTTTTTGCTGAAGCGGAGAAAAAATCAAATAACAAATAAATTCCAAATCTCAATTAACAAGAATCAACCCACTGCTAAATTAATTCATAATTTTTGTAATATAGTTTAAGTAATAAGCAGTAAGAAATTCCTGTTTTTTAACAAGATCCCGTCACGCGACGGGATGACATCAGTTAGCTTTTTGGGCTATCCATAAAGAACCCATAATAATACAAGTCTAATATTTTTTTCAACAGCCTTTACAAAGGAAAGGTTAAA is a window of candidate division KSB1 bacterium DNA encoding:
- a CDS encoding HEAT repeat domain-containing protein, with protein sequence MGLQHPDRFDVRKNCRSALQDNVWQIRVEAADALGNIEDRRAVSPLIKMLKDENKYVRKEAAEALGEINR
- a CDS encoding ornithine cyclodeaminase family protein — encoded protein: MTQIFTLNEIKKVLLEIDVTTAIEDGFVAYSNGNVVVPPVGELIFENPPGDVHIKYGYIKGDEYYVIKIASGFPENIKLDLSSSNGLMLVFKQATGELACILQDEGFLTNVRTAVAGKIVAKYLAPKSVHRIGILGTGIQGRMQLEYLKPVIDCRDVIVWGRKQDRLDRYKTDMEPFGFSIQSTQAIEEVTSTCNFIVTTTSAKSPLVQFDQIKPGTHVTAMGSDTPDKIELDPKILQKADLIVADSIPQCRERGEISHALKAGLLDSGNIIELGKIISNPQLGRIDDNQLTIADLTGVAVQDIQISKQVFESLMKSNYSASKTQKL
- a CDS encoding aminopeptidase P family protein, which produces MHQPLQPESARHYPAGQTGSFFGHQIGLDVGDPCLLDAPLSPGMVFTVEPWYYNHDLEISVFIEDVVLVTEMWCREFNRRFTTLE
- a CDS encoding DUF2442 domain-containing protein: MNSLETEIEEPKAKSIKISDDSLSVDLFDGRTIIVPLLWYPRLWHGSNEERNNFELIDEGSIIHWPDLDEDLSLSGIVAGRKSGESQKSLKRWLKNRENN